In the genome of Petrotoga sp. 9PWA.NaAc.5.4, one region contains:
- the rpsO gene encoding 30S ribosomal protein S15 codes for MSRGLDPEKKEQVIEEFKISDKDTGSIEVQVALLTARIKHLTEHLKNHPKDYHTRRGLMTMVGKRRKMLKYLRKNKPLVYQEIINKLGIRG; via the coding sequence ATGTCAAGAGGATTAGACCCTGAAAAAAAAGAGCAAGTTATTGAAGAATTTAAGATAAGCGATAAAGATACTGGTTCTATTGAAGTTCAGGTTGCTTTACTAACTGCGCGAATAAAACATTTAACAGAACATTTAAAAAATCACCCTAAAGATTATCACACTAGACGAGGCTTGATGACGATGGTCGGAAAAAGGAGAAAGATGTTAAAATATTTAAGGAAAAATAAACCTTTAGTTTATCAAGAAATAATAAATAAATTAGGTATAAGGGGATAA